One stretch of Rosistilla oblonga DNA includes these proteins:
- the zigA gene encoding zinc metallochaperone GTPase ZigA, with translation MNPSVSTKRLPVTVLSGFLGAGKTTLLNHILTNRDNLKVAVIVNDMSEVNIDAALVKSGDANLSRTEEQLVEMSNGCICCTLREDLLVEVRRLARDGRFDYLLIESTGISEPLPVAETFTFEDEEGESLSMIAELDTMVTVVDAGNFMKDFGSWDDLADRRMGLSEDDTRNIVDLLVDQVEFANVIIVNKTDLISPYDLEQLNRILRKLNAKAKILNTTESRCELAEIMGTGLFSLDEAEAQPEWLAVPRGQEETETEEYGISSFVYRSERPFHPKRLTEALDGDMDDGLFSGVLRSKGLMWIASRHDWAYDWSQAGCSIRMNPAGFWWAAAPDDAWPDDESLVAEIRSKFVGEHGDRHQELVFIGNAMDPQRITNILDACLLTDLEFTQGPELWANFEDPLPGIELEPGEELMEEEV, from the coding sequence ATGAATCCCTCGGTTTCCACCAAACGTCTTCCCGTCACGGTACTTTCCGGTTTTCTCGGGGCTGGCAAGACGACGCTGTTGAATCACATTTTGACCAACCGCGACAACCTTAAAGTCGCGGTGATCGTCAATGACATGAGCGAAGTCAACATCGACGCGGCTCTGGTCAAATCGGGCGACGCGAACTTGTCGCGAACCGAAGAACAATTGGTCGAGATGTCCAACGGCTGCATCTGTTGCACGCTCCGCGAAGATCTGCTTGTCGAAGTCCGGCGACTGGCTCGCGACGGCCGCTTCGACTACCTGCTGATCGAATCGACGGGCATCAGCGAACCGCTGCCGGTGGCCGAGACGTTCACCTTCGAGGACGAGGAGGGTGAAAGTCTTTCGATGATCGCCGAACTCGACACGATGGTCACCGTCGTCGATGCGGGCAACTTCATGAAGGATTTTGGTTCGTGGGACGATCTGGCCGACCGGCGGATGGGACTGAGCGAAGATGACACGCGGAACATCGTGGACCTGCTGGTCGACCAAGTCGAATTCGCCAACGTGATTATCGTCAACAAGACCGATCTGATATCGCCGTACGATCTCGAACAACTCAACCGCATCCTCCGCAAACTCAACGCCAAAGCCAAGATCCTGAACACGACCGAAAGTCGATGCGAACTGGCGGAGATCATGGGGACCGGCTTGTTTTCGCTCGACGAAGCCGAAGCGCAACCGGAGTGGCTCGCCGTTCCGCGTGGCCAGGAGGAGACCGAAACGGAAGAGTACGGCATTTCGAGTTTTGTCTATCGCAGCGAGCGACCGTTTCACCCCAAGCGACTGACCGAGGCGCTCGATGGGGACATGGACGACGGTTTGTTCAGCGGCGTGCTTCGCAGCAAAGGTTTGATGTGGATCGCTTCGCGTCACGATTGGGCCTACGACTGGTCGCAGGCCGGTTGCTCGATTCGCATGAACCCCGCGGGCTTCTGGTGGGCCGCCGCGCCGGACGACGCATGGCCCGATGACGAATCGTTGGTCGCGGAGATTCGTTCCAAGTTCGTTGGCGAACATGGCGATCGACATCAAGAACTTGTGTTTATCGGCAACGCGATGGACCCACAGCGAATCACCAACATTCTGGACGCCTGCTTGCTGACCGATCTGGAATTTACACAAGGCCCTGAACTTTGGGCCAATTTTGAAGACCCGTTGCCGGGGATCGAACTGGAGCCCGGTGAAGAACTGATGGAAGAGGAGGTTTGA
- a CDS encoding MerC domain-containing protein: protein MDDVMQPTSIGPRGSEPRLADSSSATFGWQDWIGIVASIGCAIHCAAMPFVIAFLPALGLSFLADEGFHRWMALACFVIALAAFVPGFRKHRRWTPGAIAIVGLSLITFAAFGFAGDCCAACESPAGTEVAATACADACCEHCAVNATAETKSSNPSNASFVTASVVSPNFLTGIAPWITPLGGILLVSAHLLNRRYGCLCGCCEAKPAAKVAE from the coding sequence ATGGATGATGTAATGCAACCAACATCGATCGGCCCGCGCGGATCGGAACCACGGCTCGCGGACAGCTCGTCAGCCACCTTCGGATGGCAGGATTGGATCGGGATCGTCGCCTCGATCGGATGCGCGATCCACTGCGCCGCGATGCCTTTCGTGATTGCGTTCCTGCCAGCTTTGGGACTCAGTTTCCTCGCCGATGAAGGTTTCCATCGCTGGATGGCGTTGGCCTGTTTCGTGATCGCACTGGCGGCGTTTGTGCCGGGTTTTCGCAAACATCGTCGCTGGACGCCCGGTGCGATCGCGATCGTCGGCCTTTCGCTGATCACATTCGCCGCGTTCGGATTCGCCGGGGATTGCTGTGCGGCTTGCGAGTCTCCCGCAGGAACCGAAGTCGCTGCCACGGCGTGCGCGGATGCCTGCTGTGAACACTGCGCCGTGAACGCGACCGCGGAAACAAAAAGCAGCAACCCATCCAATGCGAGCTTTGTCACCGCATCGGTAGTCTCGCCGAACTTCCTGACGGGAATCGCCCCTTGGATCACACCACTGGGCGGCATCCTGCTGGTCTCCGCTCACCTGCTCAACCGAAGGTACGGATGTCTATGCGGATGTTGCGAGGCCAAGCCGGCCGCAAAGGTAGCCGAATGA